TTGGAATACTAAAATCTTTGAATTGAGTTCCAACAACTTGCATGTGATATGTACATGAGGTAGGGATAATCACTGGGGCcttcttcatttttgaattctttctcaattttatactcatttaaataatttttattaatataaattatatatctatatctatatatttgtaatatttgtatataggTATATATTCTAGAGGGTGGGcctttaaataaattattagcTGTAATCATATAcgagaaaaactaaaaaaatgtggGGGCCATAATTAATTCTTGAGTATATTTCTTGAGAATAACATCACTTTATTAAGGCTGGTTTCTGTAATAATTTCAATGTCATCATCTTTAAACGATATATATAGACAAAGGTGATCGATCATCAACGTCCcgttttaaattaatgaaaaaaaaaatacttatgtACTCTCAAATTGACCATCCTTTTATTGTCTATATTTGCATATTGAAACATATAACTAAAGTTGAGTGCTACTTTGATAAATGAATTAGATAAAGAATAGTTACTTTCTTGTTCCTACCTCAATTGAATACACTGGTTGTTTCACAAGTTAAAGTGTGCAAAAGTTTCCCGGatataaataagataaaataaaatcactatAAATGTTTATCAAATTGACcttttagaattatttttgaatgaaAACTGTACTACTATACTACTTTATCTACTCTCTTTTCTACTCATACAATGTACCAGTACGAATCATCATCTTGTCTTGTCAGTTTGACCAATCCTCGgaaaacaatataataaacaattttaaattaataaattggggatcaaataatagtactatgaGAAATTTGATGTTTGACTGACTTAATTGTATATTAAGCTTAATTACATGTCAATGAAATTTTTCAGTCAAAGTACACTTGAAAAATCAGGCATGtcgaattaaaatttatagagACATTAGTGATATTTCAACTTAAGATATATCTGGCCTGAATAATACCTACTTTATTACTCAAAGGTCctgatgtttctattttattttatagctAACTGTACATATAAATTTAGGGATTATATGTCTGTAATTTCTCAAACTAGCTTTTTTCAGTTGTATTGTACTACTAATTGCATATTCAGTAGCAACTAGCAAGATTAGTCATATAAGAAAGTTTTGTATGCTTGTGTCGCCACCCAACAGATTAGGaaacaaaaaggaaattgaGGTTTAAAATACTACCATATCTTTAACAAAGGGGTACTACTAAACAAGAAAAAGTCAATAATTTATTGgtttttgagatattttagAAGTATCAACCATCATTaaagattcaaaaatataatttattactatagaGTTTTACTATAACATTGAATTTATAcctagtattattattattattattattattattataagacAAATTGTGTTATTTAACCAAAGTAGGAGTAACAAGTTAGTTAATCtggttttttaattttgttgaagaatttaggaaataaaacatgaaaatcaACGCTAAAGCTGCAGAGTGCAGAGCATGGCCATGGCCGGCAGGAATTCCTAAAAGTTAATCTTTAACTTTTTGCTTCGCGTGCCCTCAATACGCTGctaatctcatttttatactttccCTTCTTACAATTataaattctgattttgcCTCCTCACGCCATCATTATCCAAGAcctaaattattttctttattttattaaaatgatcaaCAACTATCACGAACTAATGTACTGGGAGTAATATAATGctggggagtgttatattgctaactcaatacttaattgctaactacaattcaATAATAGTCATTAAATATTCagattaaaggcctagatcatcaaccacaaaatgtcaatacgatcaaaaaaaaacgtcaataaggctatatgattaattacaataaaaatcaataggggtattaatgtcaagttagttataactaacttttaaaagaaatcccaaaactttaaattcatataacatatatcaaattaaagataattttataaggattccaacgaaatactacatgcatatgttccgacgtcaaaatttgaaaaaaaaagatctagaattttcgtatttttcgtacacaggTTAATGTCAATGCaactaagataatatgtcaatataaagcatatacaatgtcaatcctaaatttgtgttgacattctcaaagcattgtgttgatattttcgaaacactatattgacattttcatccaaaaccctaatttggcgttttttttttatctttttcgatttaattaataaaaatgaaaattacacgtgacaaattgtagactacacgtttttaaaaatcatgtggccttaaattagttatagttagtaattaaatgatgagttagcaattcaTCTATAATGCTATAGTTATATGAGTGTATAAACATTGATATTGATTTGTGGCCCTTTGGGCCGTGTGTTGAGCAACACAGCTGAGcccaattaattttaaaatccaaaaccGAGATTTACAAATTATACTTAAATACTGTATCATTAAAttcctttattaatttttcattactGTAACGCTGTTAAAATCTGATCACTATACTCCACCAAAAAATAGTccaaacattaattaatcctaaacatacacaaaaaaaaaataacaaataacaaaaatcaacTAACAAACAACAATTTCATAACAATATCAGTCTCGTCCATCTCCTAACAACATCAACataataaacaatattaatttgatgataaaaacaaatattaaatatgtataaataaaacttATTAATCCCACCTTTATCtatataaaatagtattaCGTCGTAGGCCTATAATAACGCCAAAACCTGTATTTATCTTTACATATTTTCtctttgaattaaattattaaagaaatattAGCTTTTTGTGGCATGACGATGATAGCATGATTAAAGTATCTAATAAAAGAATTGCggaaaataaatttgagaatGTATATGAAATTGCTTTTCTGCCGCATAATATTACTATCTGTCATTTTCGCTCTTTACTTTTTGAATAAAGtgcattcatatatttatgacaaaaatCAACACCCATTATCCATTCTCGAAACTATAATCAAGGGTTAATGTCAAAATCATTGGTACTTTTAATTCTGTGTTTATGTACCTTTTTTCTACTTATTTTTGTGGATTTAATGAGTCTACACGTCTAAACTAGATGtctttatctctctttctGGAGATGGACAATCTTCCCAATTTCTCTTTCACAATATTTGTGGATGATGTAGTGTTTTAGGTAAACGTCATTTCTGcgtaaataatttataaattacataaaaaaacaatatgtGGAGTACTAGATAGAAATACCTGCTAGcactaaattttgtttttgcaagtagtttgatttgatttgtttattttggttgggggggggggggaatAGTGAGGATGGCAAATACTACCTACCTAAAATTGCGAATTGGATACGCTATTTCCAAATTccatacaattaattaaaataattatgtaatactctctttgtctcgctttaggagtcctggttGAGTCGGgtacatgttttaagaaaaaaaatgtttaagtgtgtaataaataaatattgtagtggatgttgggacccacttttaatcgAGTgaccaataaataaatgttttagtggatgttgggacccacttttaatattttgtaggcatttttttttaatttatctcaaccgggactcctaaagcgggacgctaaaattgatcaaccgggactcctaaagctggacggagggaatagtaacTTTACCTCTCTAATCTTTTTGTTTCCTAgcgtattttttttcttctaatttttaGATCAAATGACAGTTAAATGCATATTGCGATTCCAAACATTTTACCAAATCAGTAGAACATGCATGTTGTCTATTGGTTCTGGTCCAGTTTCACCCCTAATAGACGATCATGGTTCCAAAGCTTAAACCACCGATATGATTTTGGGCTGAACTAACAATTCTGATTTAACCATGTATTTCTATCCTCAGACAATTTGATGCatatatgtaaaacataatGCATTTTCAATCCATCTTGATGGATCACCAGCATTTCCGAAATATACATGCCTGATTTATAATGAATATTATCCAAAAATCTTTTAAAACTTCATGTAGGATTACCTTATTGGCcccatatataaattaaaatgaaataaaatcctatgatTAAAAAGGAGAATATATGAAATGCATCAGGGCTCAGGCCATATTCAATCAGACACATTTGTaccaaaatggaaacattGTTTTGTACCTCGTGTCGCAGAAATAGCTGGCTAAAGTTTTTATCATTATGCTTTTCGAGACAGCATATATGTGGaaaatgttttcttgttttacaTAGTTCAGACCATCCGATTAATCAAACACCTTTTGTTTTAAAGGGTCCATAACAATAATCAGTTGGTTTGAAAATAAGTTTGGAAATTGTTTAAGGTTTCATGGTAGATCTTGACATAGATGTGTATATAAACTTTAACCACTCAGATAGCCCGAAACCAAATGATTAGGTCCCTCAGACATAATTCTAAAGGGTattctaaatataaatttccTTTTGCTCATTATAGACACCGTTCATTTTcaatgttaaataaaataatgccGATTACTAGTAGTATGAAACACCGTGATTTTATTGTCATAATTAATTTCGATTTTTGATCATTGTTgaataattgcaaaaaattgaaaatttataaatttgtatttcaatttcaaaagttataaaattaattaaccacaaattaaaaaaaattgtactatcAGTTTCATATATAAAGCGCGTTACTTCGATTAAGTGGATTATGGGTTGGGTTTATGTCAAATTTGGGCCAGGTTTCTgttgtttctaatttatattttcattgaaTTGGGCTTTATgcatattaaatttcaattttattaaataaagtgGCTGCTCTCAAAATTGAACATAATCCTAAACGACTAGTCAATGAGTTGAACAAACCACTCAGAAATTTGCATttgcaaatgaaaaaatatacacaaGCAGAATAAACAATGaacaaaaattaagtaatgagATTGAAACGAAGCGACGAAAAATCAAGATCACCGGAAATTGATCTCTCCGAATCGCAGAGATGTCCTCACTTGATTAGCAAAAACAGAGCATGCTCAAATCTCAATCTTGGCTAGTAGTTGAGCTAGAAGAATGAAGAGACGCCTCAACATCTTTCCCATCTTCGATAAACTTAAGGTACTTCTCGATGTTGCTGTCGGAGCTGCCCGATCTCTTGTGGTACCATCGCCGCCTCGGCCGCCTCTTGCTGATCGCGATCGCCATGTCGTTCGGGAAGAGGTCCCCGTGCACTACCGCGTGCACCACCGTGTTCACAAGCAacgccgccaccgccaccgtcGCCACCAGACAGAGCATCACCGCCTTGATCTGCGTCGCTCTGCACGTCACCGCGCCCGAGTACTTGATCGCCGCTAGCGCCGCCGCCGTCATCGGAAACGTGTAGGCCCACCACGCCATCGAGAATTTGAACCCTCGGAAAAAGTTCACTCGAACCGCCTTTAAAACAAAccaataataaaaagttaatcAGACTTATATAGTGATTTCAGTTATctgtatttattaaatattatttttatattatatagtgATTTAAGTTCTCttacttaaatttattttagtttcaattgccaacactCACCAGCGAAGCATAGAGGAACAAGGCAATGAAGTAGGCTATGCGCGAGCCAGAGTCGAAAGAGCCCTGAATCTTAGCCCAAGCTAAGGAGGCGACGCTGGGGGCGGCgacgaagaggaagaaaaCAGGGTGTAGCTCTTTCGGGAGCGTCTGATTCGTCGGAAGCCGCTGGTAAAGCGTCACAAACAGCACCATGTAATGCGCCATTCCGACCGCGAAGAAGAAAATAGGCCCTTCGGTGAGCCCCATCGACGCTCCAAGAAAAGCCCCGACGAAGTTCCCGACGACGGAGAGATGGTTGGTCGGGTTGGCCACCTTGGACAGCCGCCTCTGGCCGCCGGACATCCACTGGCCGTAGATCTTGAGCTCGAGGCACAAGATCGGGGTCATGAGGATGTACCACAAATGCGCGGGAAGCGTTTGGGCAATTGAGGGCGGAACTCCGAGGGCTAAGAAGAGGAGGGTGATCCACGGTGCGAAGAAGAAGTTGACACGGACCGGGTGGCAGTACTCGCGGTGGACGGCCTCGAAGTAGAAGATGAGTTTTAGGGCGTAGATGATGGCGATGCCGAGGGTTAGGGCTGCGGTGATGAGCCATATTGTTAGGTTGATGTGAGGTGTGATGTCGAGGAAGGCGGTGGCGGGGGAGGACGAGAGGCTCTTCCACATTATGGCTTGGCTCCCGAGGCCGAGGCAGATACCGAAGGTGGAGATGGGGAAGCGGAGGAGGAATGGCCATTGCTTGTCTTCTGGTAGAATGATTTCCTCGGAGGCCTGCAATAGTCAACATTACTTGTTATTTTACGGGAGCAAGTACGATCTCATTTGTTTTAAAGTGAGATACCAATCACCCCATGAGATTTCATCGTAACATTAATTTGTAACCATAAAAGAATTCAAGATTTCTTTTCACTTCACATTTTAAGTGAGACTATTCACACGTAAATATCATATTGAATTTATCAATAGATGCAACTCACGTGTGAATATCTCATATTGAATTTATCATTAAacattcttaattaattagcacTCCTACTATTTGAGGAAGATATACCCGTAAAGTGTCCAATTCTGGGCCCTCCAAAGCGTCGAAATATCTGTGTACGGGAACATTTTCAAAGCACTCTTGTGGTGGCGATGGCTCGGTTTCTAGGTGAACGCCACGTAGATTTGAGATTTGTCTTTCGAGTTTGCCAGACCATGTCTTGAAAGAGTTAAATCTTTTGTCATAAACCGGATGCACTGCCGAAGGTTTGGGCATCGGCTGAGAATGAAATTTAGCCCCTTTGGCCTCACCTAGTGGAGAAGGCGGCATACTGATGGAGATCGAACGATCTCCAGTATTCATGTTTGCTGCTTCGATCATCTGAGATTAAAAATTAACGGAAAATTAATCTCACTTATAAAGAGTTCCCACTTGACTCAACACATACCAATGTGAAGCATTTACTACTTACGAAAACTGATGGTTTGGGTTCATCAAAACCGTCCACTTCATTTGCAGCGATGGCTTTGATCAACGGTGGTAGTGTGTGGTGACGGCAATCTTCCTTCGCAGACATTTAAAGCCCTTGATTTACAATATACAATATCACATTAATGCAAGGCttatattaacaaattaaatcagtTAAACATCTACGATATCTGCAAAATGTTAGAAGCTTACCTTTGATCTCTTTTGCAGACAAGAAAGCATATATACGCGGCGAATACTGAAAAGCAGTCGCAGACAAGGAAGCAAATGTTGTAGTGAAGCCGTAAAGAAATGAGgccgtatttatagaattttttaGATTGAGAGGCAATCTTCTTGGAAGCTGCTGTCCCTCaagatattcaaataattgcCCCACAACTCTATTTCTATCCCACAAAAAAGGGACATTATGGTATATACTATTCCCTCCATCCTGCAATAAGAGTCTACGTTCGACTCGACATGAGGAAAGTGGAGCTtggaaaaattaatggaatatggtctcacttttatatataattagttttataatgatatGTGAGAAATGAGTTAtggaaattataatttctataCTATTTATAGTCAAAGTGAAAGTAgagtagtaggagtataattttagcGTGGgaaaggagggagtatattttttagtgaCATAGTATTAGCTTGCATCATTCTTTAACATCtctaaatttgaaaacctACAAATTTATAAGTAGAATGCAGAAGAATTGTTGtagaaattaatttcaaaaaatagttCATCAAGAGTCAAAAGTAAATGAGAGAACCAAACTAATGATATGTACGGCGTGATAAGGTCCCAATTCATTATCAGTCCGCGCCGAACCATTTGACTTATGATAAGCACCATAATTATGAAGAAACGAGAGACAGATTACATTTGAATTGTAATAAACACCACAAtaattatgaagaaaaaggTTAGACAGATTACATACAAATACagttgtaatttatttatttttagatgaaatttgaaacatttttcacttttgtaATATCCCGTATTCTAGTGCAATTGCAATGAAGGGAAAAGGATCTAGgctattaattagtagtaattccCTTTCAACtcataacaacaaaaattatagtatcAAACAGTTTTTCCTAGCAAATTATGCGTagtataaaacaattttatgaTTGATTAAGAGTATCGATAAAACATGATTTAAGTGTGTGAATCCATGCAAATACACATGGGGATGATACCAAACCAAATTCTATATTCTCTATAATATTCTTTAATTCCCTTTGATATCgacaaaaagaaattattttccgCGTAACAAGTAGGActattaagaaatatataaatgataaaatctCATCGTATCTAAGATCATTTAATAGTAAATCCTATGAAAGCTACACTTGAAGTAACAtacatatacaaaattaagttaACTAACCCGAATAGCCACATATGAGACTTGAAAAACATGTGtgacataataataaatccagattcatactactactatttcatttaaaagaaTAACTTTTACATATACATTGGGCATGTCAAGTCAATAATATagcacaaaaatttaattcggGGATAGATTGATACTATTTTaaagatgaataaaattaatatttcgaAAACTTTGGATAAACTTTAgaaaaattttgaaaggtTAAAATAGACACTCCTATGTTTAGCAAATCTAGTCGCTTCCGCACCCACAAAATGATATCCTATCTAGATTTCTAAACTAACAAAAAGAACTCAACATCGTGGTACATATTATCTCCTTTTACACGTCCACTATTATAattcttgatattttattccaaaaaattgtgttttgaattaataaaatgaaccAATTGATGATTCAATGAAGGCAGTCATCATTTGGGACCAATTGTACTGTCCTTACCACATTACAACTGTAATAGATGAAGTTCAGCTCAGCAATACAAagagaattttgttttttcttcttcatgaCTTACATAAAAATGGGCCTTATCAAAGTTCACTTCATTAGACTAAATCTGGtttggaattttaattatatatgacaacacaaaaatttgtaaatgtttttattatgtactGTTAATGCTACTGTCATTGCTAGCCACGAAACTAAATCCCcttagaattttaatacttata
The genomic region above belongs to Salvia hispanica cultivar TCC Black 2014 chromosome 3, UniMelb_Shisp_WGS_1.0, whole genome shotgun sequence and contains:
- the LOC125212539 gene encoding S-type anion channel SLAH3-like; the encoded protein is MSAKEDCRHHTLPPLIKAIAANEVDGFDEPKPSVFMIEAANMNTGDRSISISMPPSPLGEAKGAKFHSQPMPKPSAVHPVYDKRFNSFKTWSGKLERQISNLRGVHLETEPSPPQECFENVPVHRYFDALEGPELDTLRASEEIILPEDKQWPFLLRFPISTFGICLGLGSQAIMWKSLSSSPATAFLDITPHINLTIWLITAALTLGIAIIYALKLIFYFEAVHREYCHPVRVNFFFAPWITLLFLALGVPPSIAQTLPAHLWYILMTPILCLELKIYGQWMSGGQRRLSKVANPTNHLSVVGNFVGAFLGASMGLTEGPIFFFAVGMAHYMVLFVTLYQRLPTNQTLPKELHPVFFLFVAAPSVASLAWAKIQGSFDSGSRIAYFIALFLYASLAVRVNFFRGFKFSMAWWAYTFPMTAAALAAIKYSGAVTCRATQIKAVMLCLVATVAVAALLVNTVVHAVVHGDLFPNDMAIAISKRRPRRRWYHKRSGSSDSNIEKYLKFIEDGKDVEASLHSSSSTTSQD